In Deltaproteobacteria bacterium, the genomic stretch ATCGCCAGGCTCTGGGAGATCTCACTCTCCCGGGGCGAGGTGGAGAGCACCACCACCGGCAGGTCCCGGGTCCGGGGCTCCTGGCGCACCGAGGAGAGGAGCTCCAGCCCTCCCTCGCCCGGGAGCCGCAGGTCCATCAGGATGGCGTCCGGGAGGGGATCGCGGGAGAGGCGCTCGCGGGTCGAGCCCGCGTCCTCGCAGACCTCCACCTCTCCGATCTCCGGTCGCTTCTGGAGCGCGACGCGGGCGAGGAAGGCGTGGTCGGGGTTGTCCTCGACCAAAAGCACGTGCAAGCCCGACGTCTTCCCCGGCATGGAGGGCATGGTCGCACGTGCGGCGAAGGCACCGCCACCACTCGGTGGAGAGAAAGCGGATCGCCTCTGTAATTTTTCAGCGCTGGTCGGGTGCGCCGGCTGCCTCGCGATCAGGGCCGCAAGGTCACGAAGAGCGCGCGATCCCGGCGCTTGATCCGCAGCATCACCGTCTCGCCCTTGCGGGCCGGGGTGATGGCCTTCTCCCAGGCGTCGACCGATCCGACCGGGGTGCGGTTCACCTGCAGCACGACGTCGCCGGCGAGGAGCCCGGCGCGATCGGCGGCGGAGCCGGGCACGACCTGGAGGATGCGGACGCCGCCCCGATCGGGGGCGACCCGCAGGCCGAGGGAGCCGACGGGGGCCGGCGCGGGGTGCGTCATCTTCGGGGCCTCGCCGAGGCGAGCCACCTTCACCTTCAGGGTCCGGGGCTTGCCCTCGCGTATCAGCCGAACGCTCACCTTCGCGCCGGGCGCGGTCCGGGCGACGAGCAGCGGCAGGTCGTCCGAGTCCTTCACGGGCTGCTCGTCCCAGCGCACGATCACGTCGCCCGGCTGCAGGCCGACCGCGGCGGCCGGACCGCTGGCGTCCAGCTCGGCGATCAAGGCGCCCTCGGCGCTCTTCAGCCCGAGGGGCGCCACCATGTCGGGCGAGACCCGCTGGATCACGACGCCGAGCCAGCCCCGGACGACCTCTCCGTTGCCGCGCAGCTGGGTGACGATCTCCCGGGCGAGGTTGATGGGGATGGCGAAGCCGATGCCGACGTTCCCGCCAGCGGGGCTGAAGATCATGGTGTTCACGCCGACCACCTGACCGTGCAGATCGAGGAGGGGGCCGCCGGAGTTGCCCGGGTTGATCGAGGCGTCGGTCTGGATGAAGTCGTCGTAGCGGCCGGCGCCGATGGTCCGCTCCTTGGCGGAGACGATCCCGGCGGTGACGGTCGAGTCGAGGCCGAAGGGGTTGCCCACCGCGAAGACCCACTGCCCCACCTCGAGGGCGTCGGAGTCACCCATCGACAGGGGCCGGACCTTCGGCGGCTCACCGACGATCCGGATCAGCGCCAGGTCGGTCATCTCGTCCCGGCCGAGGATCTCGGCCTTGTAGCTGCGATCTTCGCCCGGGAAGCGCACCTCGAGCTCGTCCGCACCGGCGACGACGTGGTTGTTGGTGAGGATGTGCCCCTCGGCGTCGATGACGAAGCCCGAGCCCTGGCCCTGCTTGCGCTGCTCCCGCCCACGGTGGCGCGGGCCGAAGAAGAACTCGTAGGGATCGCCGCCGTAGCCCTGGGAGCGGATGATCTGGGTGGAGGAGATGCTCACCACCGAGGGGGTCGCCTCCCGCGCGAGGCGCACGAAGTCGGGGAGCCCGCCGGTGGAGCCCGGCGCGGGCTGGGCCGCCGCCGGGAGGGCGAGGAGGGTCGCGATGGCCAGGACCGGCAGGGTCCCGGACAGGTTCCGCGGGGGGTGGCTGTCGCGCTTCATGTCTTCACCTCGTTGCTGACGCTCGCCGTCTTCGCGAGTGGGTGGGTTCCGGTGGGCAGCATAACCATCCCTCCGGGATGTCCATTCCGGGCACCCGGATGGCGGAGGCGCCCGGGAATCCGCTAGAATCAGGGGGCTTTCCTGCATCTTGGGTCGCACCACCGGGAAGGCGGGAGGACGAGACATGAAGGTTCAGAGGCGACCGGGGGCCGCAGGCTCGCTGCTGGCGCTCGGCGCATTGCTCACGGCCCTGACCCTGCTCTCCGGCGGCGGCTGCAAGTGCAGCGGCGGGCAGGGCTCCCGGAGCGACGGCGGCGGCGACGCCGGCAGCGACGCGGGCAGCCCCGACGCGGGGCCGGTCTGCGACGCCGACGGCGACGGCCACGACTCGATCTCCTGCGGCGGCGACGACTGCAACGACACCGAGCCCCTCTCCTTCCCGGGCAACCCCGAGGTCTGCGACGACGGCCGCGACAACGACTGCCTCAACGGCCCCGACGACGGCTGCCCCTGCCCGACCGGCGCCTCCCGCCCCTGCTACACCGGGCCCACCGGCACCGAGGGGGTCGGCCCCTGCCTCGGCGGCCGGCAGAGCTGCGAGGCCAGCGGCTTCTGGGGCGCCTGCCAGGGCGAGGTGCGCCCGGACTTCGAGGCCTGCGACGGCCTCGACAACGACTGCGACGGCGACATCGACGAGCAGCTCACCAACGCCTGCGGCAGCTGCGACGCCCTGCCGACCGAGCTCTGCGGCGACACCCTCGACTCGGACTGCGACGGTCAGATCGATCCGGCCGGCGGCTGCGACGTGAACTGCTCCTTCCTGCCCGACAGCTTCCTCGCCGACTGCGCCTCCGGCGCCATCAGCGATCCGCGCTGCTGCTGCGTCACCGCCCCGCAGACCTGCGAGGGCTGCGTCGATCGGCAGGCCCAGCCCTGCTACACCGGCCCCGGCGGCACCGTCGGCGTCGGCAAGTGCGCCGGCGGGCTGGCCGACTGCGTGAACAACGTCTGGCTCGACTGCATCGGCCAGATCCTCCCCGACGCCGCCGAGACCTGCGGCAACGACGTCGACGACGACTGCGACGGGCAGGTCGACGAGGGCTGCCCCCTCACCTGCACCCCGGCGGCCGAGACCTGCGACGGCCAGGACAACGACTGCAACGGCGCGGTCGACGAGGGCTGCGTCGCCAGCGGCACCCAGCCCTGCTACGACGGCCCCAACGGCACCGCCGGGGTGGGCGTCTGCCAGAGCGGCACCCAGCAGGCCATGGGTGAGCTCTGGGGCGCCTGCGTGGGCTCCATCGGGCCGCGCCCGGAGCAGTGCAACGCCCTGGACGACGACTGCGACGGCACCACCGACGAGGGCTGCTGCATCCCGAACCCGGCGAACGTCGATCCCACCACCGGCCTCGAGACGGTCTGCAACGGCATCGACGACGACTGCAACGGCCTGGTCGACGACGGGGTCGTCAACGCCTGCGGCCTCTGCCCTCCCCTGCCCTGCTACGTCGAGGCGTGGCCGGATCCCGCGACCGGGGGCTGGGACTGCGGCGCCGACTGTTCGAACGACGGCACCGGCCCCGGCGATCCCACCAACCCCGAGAGCCTCTGCAACCCGGATCAGCTCTGCCTGAACCGGGCCCGCTACGACCAGCCCTACATCTGGATCGCCCGCACCGCCGAGAACCGGGTGCAGAAGATCAACACCAACACCTTCCAGACCGAGCTGATCGTCCCGCCGAACCTCGGCGATCCCCGCCTGGGCTGGAGCCCCTCCCGCACCGCGGTGGCGGTGGACGGCTCGGTGTGGGTCGGGCACCGGGGCTGCGAGAACAGCCTCTCCAACTGCCAGGCCCAGGATCCCAACTACGGCAACGCCGTCCACCTCGCCAGCGACGGCACCCTCATCTGCCGCGCCGACGTGACGAGCCCCAACCCGGCGGGCTCGAACGTCGCCGTGCGGGCGATCACCCTCGACGGCAACGGCGACGCCTGGATCGGCAACTGGGACGGCGGGACCATCTCGCAGTACAGCGGCACCCAGATCGACGCCACCCAGAGCCCGCCGCGCTGCATCCTGAAGCGCACCGTCGACCTCCAGGGCTCCCGCGCCTACGGCGCGGCGGTGAACAGCGAGGGCGACATCTGGATCGCCACCCTGGGCAACGGGCCGGTCCGCAAGATCGACACCGGCAGCGGCGTGATCATCGACTCGGTCACCCTGCCCCAGCCCTCCTACGGCCTGGCGGTGGATCTGAACGACAACGTCTGGTTCGGCATCTGGGCCAGCGTGGGTGGGGTGATGCGCCTGGCCCACGCCACCGGCGCCGTCACGCAGCCCCGGCCGCCGGCGGCCTACGCCTGCGAGCAGACCAGCCGCACCCGGGGGGTGGCGGTGGACTTCGACGGGAACCTCTGGGTGGCCAACTGGGACTGTGCCTCGGTGAGCAAGTACGCCCCCGACGGCACCCACCTGCTGACCACGGCCGTGTCGAACGGCCCCCTGGGCATGGCCGTCGACACCAACGGGAAGATCTGGGCCGTGAACCACACGGCCTCGAACGCCGTCGTGCTGAACCCCACCGGCAGCCCGGTGACCACCATCTCGAACCTGGCGAGCCCCTACACCTACTCCGACATGTCCGGCCTCCAGCTGCGCCTGGTCACCCGGCAGAACGGCAGCTGGATCGCCACCTACGACTCGGGCTGGACCGGCGCCGGCTGGAGCCGGGCCGAGCTGGACATCGCCCTGATCCCCTCGGGCGGCTCGGTCTGCGTCCGCGGGCGGAGCGCCGCGACCCGGGCGGGCCTCTCCACGGCGGGCTGGTCGCCCTACGAGTGCGCGCCGCCCTACACCCACCAGCCCCCGCCGGCCACCTACCCGTTGACGGCGGTGCCCCCCGGGCGCTACCTGCAGATCGAGGTCCAGCTCAACGGCGCCAACGAACAGAGCCCCGTGGTGGACCGGGTCGAGGTCTTCTGGGACCGACCCTGAAGGCCCTTGCGCTCCCGAAATCCTGCTTAAACTGGCGAAGTCATGCCGATCTACGAGTACCGCTGCGAGCAATGTGAAGAAGAGTTCGAGGTGAGCCAGCGCATCACCGAGGACGCCCTGACCGAGCACGAAGGCTGCGGAGGCCCGGTGAAGCGCCTGATCTCCCGGACCTCCTTCGCCCTGAAGGGCAAGGGCTGGTACAGCGACCACTACGGTCTGCAGCCCGGGGCCAAGAAGGAGGACTCGAGCAGCAGCGCGCCGGCGCCCGCCAAGAGCGAGGCGAAGTCCGAGGCGAAGGCCGAGAGCAGCCCCTCGAAGAGCGAGAGCAGCGGCGCCAAGGGCGGCTCCGCCAGCGACGCCAAGCCGGCCGCCAGGAAGGAAAAGCCGGCCAGCACGTGAGCCCGAAGACCAGGGCCTTCGCCTTCCAGGTCGGCGCCGAGGAGGCCGGCCGGCGTCTCGACGCGCTCGTGCAGGCCCACACCGGGCTGCCCCTGAAGGAGGCTCGCCGGGTCATCGAAACCGGCGGCGTGATGGTCGGGCGCGAGCGCGTTCGCAAGGCCGAGCGGGTGCTGCGCGCGGGCACCGGGGTGAAGGTCTGGCAGGAGGAGCCCGACCCCGGCCAGCCGACGATCCTCGACGAGGGGCGGATCCTCTTCCGGGACCGGCACCTGGTGGCGGTGGACAAGCCGGCAGGCGTGCCCTCCCAGGCCACCCTCGCCTCCACCGAGGGCACCATCGCCGACCTGGCCCAGGCCGCCCTCGGCGCCGAGCACCTCGAGCTGATCCACCGCCTGGACCGCGACACCTCCGGGGTGATGCTCCTGGGCCGCTCGAAGAAGGGCTCGGCCGCGCTCCGCCGGGCCTTCG encodes the following:
- a CDS encoding response regulator, which codes for MLLVEDNPDHAFLARVALQKRPEIGEVEVCEDAGSTRERLSRDPLPDAILMDLRLPGEGGLELLSSVRQEPRTRDLPVVVLSTSPRESEISQSLAMGASGYLTKPIDVDAFLARIEAAAHVLAG
- a CDS encoding Do family serine endopeptidase, which produces MKRDSHPPRNLSGTLPVLAIATLLALPAAAQPAPGSTGGLPDFVRLAREATPSVVSISSTQIIRSQGYGGDPYEFFFGPRHRGREQRKQGQGSGFVIDAEGHILTNNHVVAGADELEVRFPGEDRSYKAEILGRDEMTDLALIRIVGEPPKVRPLSMGDSDALEVGQWVFAVGNPFGLDSTVTAGIVSAKERTIGAGRYDDFIQTDASINPGNSGGPLLDLHGQVVGVNTMIFSPAGGNVGIGFAIPINLAREIVTQLRGNGEVVRGWLGVVIQRVSPDMVAPLGLKSAEGALIAELDASGPAAAVGLQPGDVIVRWDEQPVKDSDDLPLLVARTAPGAKVSVRLIREGKPRTLKVKVARLGEAPKMTHPAPAPVGSLGLRVAPDRGGVRILQVVPGSAADRAGLLAGDVVLQVNRTPVGSVDAWEKAITPARKGETVMLRIKRRDRALFVTLRP
- a CDS encoding MopE-related protein, translating into MKVQRRPGAAGSLLALGALLTALTLLSGGGCKCSGGQGSRSDGGGDAGSDAGSPDAGPVCDADGDGHDSISCGGDDCNDTEPLSFPGNPEVCDDGRDNDCLNGPDDGCPCPTGASRPCYTGPTGTEGVGPCLGGRQSCEASGFWGACQGEVRPDFEACDGLDNDCDGDIDEQLTNACGSCDALPTELCGDTLDSDCDGQIDPAGGCDVNCSFLPDSFLADCASGAISDPRCCCVTAPQTCEGCVDRQAQPCYTGPGGTVGVGKCAGGLADCVNNVWLDCIGQILPDAAETCGNDVDDDCDGQVDEGCPLTCTPAAETCDGQDNDCNGAVDEGCVASGTQPCYDGPNGTAGVGVCQSGTQQAMGELWGACVGSIGPRPEQCNALDDDCDGTTDEGCCIPNPANVDPTTGLETVCNGIDDDCNGLVDDGVVNACGLCPPLPCYVEAWPDPATGGWDCGADCSNDGTGPGDPTNPESLCNPDQLCLNRARYDQPYIWIARTAENRVQKINTNTFQTELIVPPNLGDPRLGWSPSRTAVAVDGSVWVGHRGCENSLSNCQAQDPNYGNAVHLASDGTLICRADVTSPNPAGSNVAVRAITLDGNGDAWIGNWDGGTISQYSGTQIDATQSPPRCILKRTVDLQGSRAYGAAVNSEGDIWIATLGNGPVRKIDTGSGVIIDSVTLPQPSYGLAVDLNDNVWFGIWASVGGVMRLAHATGAVTQPRPPAAYACEQTSRTRGVAVDFDGNLWVANWDCASVSKYAPDGTHLLTTAVSNGPLGMAVDTNGKIWAVNHTASNAVVLNPTGSPVTTISNLASPYTYSDMSGLQLRLVTRQNGSWIATYDSGWTGAGWSRAELDIALIPSGGSVCVRGRSAATRAGLSTAGWSPYECAPPYTHQPPPATYPLTAVPPGRYLQIEVQLNGANEQSPVVDRVEVFWDRP
- a CDS encoding zinc ribbon domain-containing protein → MPIYEYRCEQCEEEFEVSQRITEDALTEHEGCGGPVKRLISRTSFALKGKGWYSDHYGLQPGAKKEDSSSSAPAPAKSEAKSEAKAESSPSKSESSGAKGGSASDAKPAARKEKPAST